From one Neovison vison isolate M4711 chromosome 1, ASM_NN_V1, whole genome shotgun sequence genomic stretch:
- the LOC122900502 gene encoding olfactory receptor 2T27-like: protein MVDGNKSSVTDFILVGLFPEFQHYIVLNFMIIFIYTFAFLGNTLLIVLIWGDSRLHTPMYILLSQLSLIDLTLTSTIVPKMASNFFTGKRTISWIGCGTQSFFFLMLGMSECLILTLMAYDRYVAVCNPLRYPIIMSPRFCMHMVLGCWIGGSVSSFIHTVYPMHFPICGSREIHHFFCEVPVLIKLSCEDTSAYQLVVVVTSIVLLVVPFSLITASYTLIFLAVFRMNSVKGRKKTLATCSSHLTVVSLFFGPNIFIYMTFTSSHSAEQDQALSVFSNILTPMLNPLIYSLRNKEVVAALKKLMGKCVLSY from the coding sequence ATGGTAGATGGAAACAAATCCTCAGTAACTGATTTCATCCTTGTGGGGCTCTTTCCTGAATTTCAGCATTATATTGTCCTCAACTTCATGATCATTTTTATCTACACTTTTGCCTTCCTGGGAAACACACTTCTGATTGTCTTGATTTGGGGAGATTCTCGGCTCCATACACCCATGTACATTCTCCTCAGTCAACTCTCTCTCATTGACTTGACATTAACTTCCACCATTGTCCCAAAGATGGCTTCTAACTTTTTCACAGGGAAAAGGACAATATCATGGATTGGCTGTGGAACACAGAGTTTCTTCTTCCTAATGTTGGGAATGTCGGAGTGTCTCATCTTGACTCTCATGGcttatgaccgctatgtggctgTTTGCAACCCACTGCGTTACCCAATTATCATGAGCCCCAGGTTCTGTATGCACATGGTTTTGGGGTGTTGGATTGGAGGCTCTGTAAGTTCATTTATCCATACAGTCTACCCTATGCATTTTCCCATCTGTGGGTCACGGGAGATCCATCACTTCTTCTGTGAGGTCCCAGTCCTCATTAAGCTCTCCTGTGAAGACACGTCAGCATATCAGTTAGTGGTGGTGGTGACAAGCATTGTGTTGCTTGTTGTTCCTTTCAGTCTCATCACAGCTTCCTATACTCTCATCTTCCTCGCAGTCTTCCGTATGAACTCtgtcaaaggaaggaaaaaaaccctggCCACCTGCTCTTCCCATTTAACTGTGGTGAGTCTCTTCTTTGGCCCAAACATATTTATCTATATGACTTTCACTTCCTCCCATAGTGCAGAGCAGGACCAAGCTCTTTCTGTATTCAGCAATATCCTAACCCCCATGTTGAATCCCCTAATTTACAGCCTGAGGAACAAGGAGGTGGTGGCCGCTCTCAAAAAACTTATGGGGAAATGTGTGCTTTCTTACTAG